The following proteins are co-located in the Bacillus pumilus genome:
- a CDS encoding ATP-binding cassette domain-containing protein, whose protein sequence is MITLSDCSCWFKDKKKVVKAMKHMTFSVKEGEVVGILGENGAGKTTLLRAVATLLEPTHGTVNVAGFDTVKEATEVKKRIGVLFGGETGLYDRLTARENLEYFGKLYGLDQHEIKARIEDLAKRFGMRQYMDRRVKGFSRGMKQKVAIARTLIHDPDIILFDEPTTGLDITSSNIFRDFIHQLKQQNKTILFSSHIMEEVSLLCDSVMMIHQGELVYKGTLPELYAQEQSEDLNYIFMSKLARGIS, encoded by the coding sequence ATGATTACTCTCAGCGATTGCAGCTGCTGGTTTAAAGATAAGAAAAAAGTCGTGAAGGCGATGAAGCATATGACGTTCTCCGTGAAGGAAGGGGAAGTCGTTGGCATCCTAGGAGAAAATGGTGCAGGAAAAACCACATTATTGCGCGCCGTTGCGACTTTATTAGAGCCTACTCATGGAACCGTGAATGTTGCGGGCTTTGATACAGTAAAAGAAGCAACAGAAGTGAAGAAACGAATTGGTGTCTTATTTGGCGGAGAGACGGGGCTTTACGACCGTTTGACGGCTCGAGAAAACCTTGAATACTTTGGGAAATTATATGGCTTAGATCAGCATGAAATCAAAGCAAGAATAGAGGATTTAGCAAAGCGGTTCGGAATGAGACAATATATGGATCGCAGGGTGAAAGGATTCTCACGGGGGATGAAACAAAAGGTGGCGATTGCCAGAACATTGATTCATGATCCTGACATTATCTTATTTGATGAACCGACAACAGGCTTAGACATCACGTCAAGTAATATTTTCAGAGATTTTATTCATCAGCTTAAACAGCAAAATAAAACCATCCTATTTTCAAGCCACATCATGGAAGAAGTCAGTCTGCTTTGTGACAGTGTCATGATGATTCATCAAGGAGAGCTTGTGTACAAAGGAACACTTCCAGAATTATACGCACAGGAACAAAGTGAAGACTTGAACTATATCTTTATGTCGAAGCTCGCAAGGGGGATTTCATAA
- a CDS encoding S8 family peptidase: protein MTDKILKLKKWFILFVFIMVILYFGVFSFLLKDDLKNETISTRELNEKIKVAVLDSGINKNHKDLKGKIVKEFNPIDSSIEFENKLSHGTSIAGIITANKTDSEVTGVTQYVELYSVKVIKNDGKIERQGFIDGFKWAVSQNVDIINLSLGFQKDFPELRELVDDAVKKGIIIVAASGNTYGLNSQFPARYDNVISVGAIDSKNKVPQFSAIGKVDFFAPGVNVLSLNNKGGNSVYTGSSYSVAYITGVIANFLYKEKINKDEKSFSQVYTYLESSSTEMLDNKSKIIQGFNFKK, encoded by the coding sequence ATGACTGATAAAATTCTAAAGTTAAAGAAATGGTTCATTTTATTTGTTTTTATAATGGTGATTTTATACTTTGGAGTGTTTAGTTTTTTACTAAAAGATGATTTAAAAAATGAAACTATTAGTACGAGAGAATTAAATGAAAAAATTAAAGTCGCGGTTTTAGATAGTGGAATAAATAAGAATCATAAAGATTTAAAAGGTAAGATTGTAAAAGAATTTAATCCGATAGATTCATCCATTGAGTTTGAAAATAAATTAAGTCATGGTACATCAATCGCAGGAATAATTACAGCAAACAAGACTGACAGTGAAGTTACTGGGGTTACACAATATGTCGAACTATATTCTGTTAAAGTGATCAAAAATGATGGAAAGATTGAAAGACAGGGTTTTATAGATGGTTTTAAGTGGGCTGTATCTCAAAATGTAGATATTATTAATTTAAGTTTAGGTTTTCAAAAAGATTTTCCCGAATTAAGGGAGTTAGTGGACGATGCCGTAAAAAAAGGGATTATTATTGTTGCTGCTAGTGGTAATACTTATGGTTTAAATAGTCAATTTCCAGCTCGATACGATAATGTTATTTCTGTCGGGGCAATTGATTCAAAGAATAAAGTACCACAATTCTCTGCTATAGGAAAAGTTGATTTTTTTGCACCCGGTGTTAATGTTTTATCGTTAAATAATAAAGGAGGAAATTCTGTTTATACAGGATCTTCTTATTCGGTAGCTTACATAACGGGCGTAATTGCCAATTTTCTTTATAAAGAGAAAATTAATAAAGATGAAAAGAGCTTTTCACAGGTTTATACCTATCTGGAGAGTTCATCTACAGAAATGCTGGATAATAAAAGTAAGATTATTCAGGGTTTCAATTTTAAAAAATAA
- a CDS encoding glucose 1-dehydrogenase — MYQDLKGKTAIVTGSSKGIGQAIALRLGQEQMNVVVNYKGDEDGAEETVQAIQQHGGQAVKVHADVSKEEGIQAIMDTALDHFSTVDVFVNNSGFNGEEAMPHEMTLDQWQKVIDVNITGSFLGAKVAISYMMEHDIKGSVLNISSVHQEIPRPFNVHYSTSKGGLNMLTKTLALDYAEAGIRVNAIAPGTMATESNDDLQDEQKKQKQLEKIPMRAFGNPKEIGSAAAFLVSKEAAYITGTTLFVDGGMTLYPSQMND, encoded by the coding sequence ATGTATCAAGATTTAAAAGGGAAAACAGCCATTGTCACAGGTTCCTCAAAAGGAATTGGACAAGCCATCGCATTGCGGTTGGGACAAGAGCAAATGAATGTGGTTGTGAACTATAAAGGCGATGAAGATGGAGCTGAAGAGACAGTACAAGCCATTCAGCAGCACGGAGGTCAAGCGGTGAAAGTACATGCTGATGTCTCCAAAGAGGAAGGCATTCAAGCCATAATGGATACGGCACTGGATCATTTCAGTACAGTGGATGTGTTCGTCAATAATTCAGGTTTTAACGGCGAAGAAGCGATGCCGCATGAGATGACACTGGACCAATGGCAAAAAGTTATTGATGTGAATATCACAGGCTCATTTTTAGGAGCAAAGGTTGCAATTTCCTATATGATGGAGCATGACATCAAAGGATCGGTTTTAAATATATCCAGCGTACATCAGGAGATTCCGCGCCCGTTCAATGTTCATTATTCCACTTCAAAAGGCGGATTGAATATGTTGACGAAGACGCTGGCTCTTGATTATGCTGAAGCGGGTATTCGGGTCAATGCGATTGCACCAGGTACAATGGCAACCGAATCGAATGATGATTTGCAGGATGAACAGAAAAAACAAAAGCAGCTCGAGAAGATTCCGATGAGAGCCTTTGGTAATCCGAAGGAGATTGGGTCCGCCGCTGCTTTCCTCGTATCCAAAGAAGCTGCCTATATCACAGGCACCACATTATTTGTGGATGGAGGAATGACGCTTTATCCTTCTCAAATGAATGATTAA
- a CDS encoding SEC-C metal-binding domain-containing protein — protein MGKIKRNALCPCGSGKKYKHCCGQKSGGEQTSELVFKEAVQVQKDVMNYAFSKHQRAINQFINEFSFLADMDKETQQISVFHLSVWGIFFRPLTDQKETIFHEFLTKKAEEITRPKTKQVVQSWTDMEPSLLLLNEKTDESLYFENMVTAEKVEVDVKPDQTVLPEKGSLVLGFPVQFEDKAEFFIQYTMFAKEFTDTLLLQVRQLVEAHEANGGARSTFMRESFPEVLKCMFAKQEVEEPETPAQTEGGTGLLADRMDWASDVQLETAKLIEDGMKEHGDQSLTDGALTVWKAYCDQKSPVIRKAASFAAGIEYYIHSLASDAPLSQAQVAKKYGISASTVSSRFKDIEKAVKEEQEATV, from the coding sequence TTGGGAAAAATTAAACGAAATGCGCTCTGCCCTTGCGGAAGCGGAAAAAAATATAAACATTGCTGTGGCCAAAAGTCAGGCGGAGAACAAACGTCTGAGCTTGTGTTTAAGGAAGCTGTACAAGTTCAAAAGGATGTAATGAATTATGCTTTCTCTAAGCATCAGAGAGCGATCAATCAATTCATTAATGAGTTTTCTTTCCTTGCAGATATGGATAAAGAAACGCAACAAATTTCAGTTTTCCATTTGAGTGTATGGGGCATTTTCTTCCGTCCATTAACGGATCAGAAAGAAACCATCTTCCATGAATTCCTGACAAAGAAAGCAGAGGAAATTACCCGTCCGAAAACAAAACAAGTAGTTCAATCTTGGACAGACATGGAACCATCATTGCTTTTATTAAATGAAAAAACGGACGAGTCTCTTTACTTTGAGAATATGGTGACAGCGGAGAAGGTTGAAGTTGATGTAAAACCGGATCAAACAGTGCTGCCAGAGAAGGGCAGTCTCGTGCTTGGTTTCCCTGTTCAGTTTGAAGACAAAGCAGAGTTTTTCATTCAATATACGATGTTTGCGAAAGAGTTTACAGATACCCTTCTTCTTCAGGTTCGCCAGCTCGTTGAAGCACACGAAGCAAATGGAGGAGCGCGCAGCACATTTATGAGAGAATCATTCCCTGAAGTGCTGAAGTGTATGTTTGCGAAGCAAGAAGTAGAAGAACCGGAAACACCTGCTCAAACAGAAGGCGGTACAGGACTATTAGCAGATCGTATGGACTGGGCAAGTGACGTTCAGCTGGAAACAGCCAAGCTGATTGAAGACGGGATGAAGGAGCACGGTGATCAAAGCCTGACAGATGGCGCTTTAACGGTTTGGAAAGCGTACTGTGATCAGAAATCACCTGTGATCCGTAAAGCAGCGTCATTTGCTGCGGGAATCGAATATTATATTCATTCGCTTGCAAGTGATGCCCCGCTTTCTCAAGCACAAGTTGCTAAAAAGTATGGCATTAGTGCGTCTACTGTATCGAGCCGTTTTAAAGATATCGAAAAAGCGGTTAAAGAAGAGCAAGAGGCGACTGTATAA
- a CDS encoding DUF5105 domain-containing protein produces MNSYEYNLPDDASTTLRENELVLKVNLTITNKENKPLSLLSRHFTLYQGDSQVSELDFYSSKDRLNSTSLNKGKSVKGSLYFLVDKGAKYQLVYQNPINKDSDPIEIDLDGKKIIDTAEKLNNAAKALNAYTDVIVFGKENKQFPELTGDNKADLVNKYNEMFIKDFRRSASIYGNEVSDEDILSMYQRIQNTVKEKAKVETSVKAIKNEEAEVVAKVTGIDASELEDKLADISKEFYKGKITKKELYKKSLKIYASEFEKLPPASSPTEFEVKMKRNGEGQWKIDLNDFNTKEYMNSFIITE; encoded by the coding sequence GTGAATAGCTATGAATATAATTTACCAGACGACGCATCGACCACTCTTCGAGAAAATGAATTAGTGTTAAAAGTCAACCTAACCATTACGAACAAAGAAAATAAACCACTTTCATTATTAAGCAGACATTTTACTCTCTATCAGGGTGATTCACAAGTGTCAGAATTAGATTTTTATAGCAGCAAAGACAGACTTAATTCAACTTCATTAAATAAAGGCAAATCTGTAAAAGGCTCTCTTTATTTCTTGGTAGATAAAGGAGCGAAATACCAACTCGTTTATCAAAATCCAATCAATAAAGATAGTGATCCAATTGAAATTGACCTTGATGGAAAAAAGATTATTGATACAGCAGAAAAATTAAACAACGCAGCAAAGGCCCTTAATGCATATACAGATGTCATCGTATTCGGTAAAGAAAATAAACAGTTCCCTGAACTAACTGGTGACAATAAGGCTGATCTCGTGAATAAATATAATGAAATGTTTATTAAAGACTTTAGAAGAAGTGCAAGTATCTATGGGAACGAAGTCAGTGATGAAGACATTCTAAGCATGTATCAGCGCATTCAAAACACAGTGAAGGAAAAAGCCAAAGTAGAAACTAGTGTAAAAGCTATCAAAAATGAAGAAGCTGAAGTTGTGGCAAAAGTTACAGGCATTGACGCATCTGAATTAGAAGACAAGCTGGCTGATATTTCAAAAGAATTTTATAAAGGGAAAATCACAAAAAAAGAGTTGTACAAAAAGAGCTTGAAGATATATGCGAGTGAATTTGAAAAACTTCCTCCGGCATCCAGCCCTACTGAATTTGAAGTGAAAATGAAACGTAACGGTGAAGGTCAGTGGAAAATTGATTTGAACGATTTTAATACAAAAGAATATATGAACAGTTTTATCATCACAGAATAA
- a CDS encoding ABC transporter permease: MWKTVFLKEMTDALRDRKTLLLTVLIPLLTMLGLVFFYESMIADPGDETYTVAVNEKLPSEMNQMIKEVKNIHLETFDDPQQAVKDGEANAYLEMPKEADEMLQHQESFAIKIHGYTTDDDSVIAVQMLQSLLEQYQNQVVEKRLANDQINTSVIHPFEVQSVDVEEGEEGENGMTAMLLSILLPMILVTSVISGALPAALDIVAGEKDRKSIEALFLTPASRLQILIGKWLAVSMFGILSGIVAIGMLLLSTLLFTEKLKQALNFGDQMWSIIAVMFAALIIFSFMVSMIELLLSVVSGSVKEAQSYMSMIITLGVIPMFFTMRAGATQLDTYYFAVPFLNIHALCKQMMFGIIDPMSIALTLGSTALVVVILFVAVRVMFMKEKWMLAK; the protein is encoded by the coding sequence ATGTGGAAAACCGTATTTTTAAAAGAAATGACAGATGCGTTAAGGGACCGGAAAACGCTCCTCTTAACAGTGCTGATACCCCTTTTGACGATGCTTGGACTAGTGTTCTTCTATGAAAGCATGATCGCAGATCCAGGGGATGAAACCTATACGGTCGCAGTCAATGAAAAGCTTCCATCCGAAATGAATCAAATGATCAAAGAGGTCAAAAACATTCATCTTGAAACATTTGATGACCCGCAGCAAGCTGTCAAGGACGGTGAGGCAAATGCTTACCTGGAAATGCCGAAAGAGGCTGACGAAATGCTTCAGCATCAAGAATCATTTGCAATTAAAATCCATGGGTATACAACGGACGATGATTCGGTCATAGCGGTTCAAATGCTGCAATCATTGCTGGAGCAGTACCAAAACCAAGTGGTGGAAAAGCGTTTAGCAAACGATCAGATCAACACGTCCGTTATTCATCCGTTTGAGGTACAGTCCGTTGATGTAGAAGAAGGCGAAGAAGGGGAAAACGGAATGACCGCTATGCTTTTGTCGATTCTCCTTCCTATGATTTTAGTAACTTCCGTCATCTCAGGCGCTTTGCCAGCTGCGCTTGATATTGTAGCGGGTGAAAAAGACCGAAAATCGATTGAAGCATTGTTCCTGACACCTGCCAGCAGACTCCAGATTCTCATAGGAAAATGGCTTGCTGTCTCCATGTTCGGTATTTTAAGTGGAATTGTGGCGATCGGCATGCTGCTTCTATCCACGCTGCTTTTTACAGAAAAGCTAAAACAAGCACTGAACTTTGGTGATCAAATGTGGAGCATTATCGCCGTCATGTTTGCGGCGCTCATCATCTTCTCCTTCATGGTATCGATGATTGAACTGCTGCTCAGTGTGGTTTCAGGCTCAGTGAAAGAAGCACAGTCGTACATGTCCATGATCATTACACTAGGTGTGATCCCAATGTTCTTTACCATGAGAGCAGGTGCTACGCAGCTAGATACGTACTATTTTGCTGTCCCATTCCTTAATATTCACGCACTATGCAAACAAATGATGTTTGGGATCATTGATCCAATGTCGATTGCACTCACCCTAGGCTCTACTGCGCTCGTTGTGGTTATCTTATTTGTGGCCGTTAGAGTCATGTTTATGAAAGAAAAATGGATGCTTGCCAAATAA
- a CDS encoding DUF4352 domain-containing protein, with protein sequence MFKKKLSLFLLILCVTVVAAACSGGKDKTAAKENDTKKSLDAAEIKVESAEYTLPPQYDTSVQDDQYVLKVNVSVKNISKEPLNVDKSNFTLYQDDAQVSTISPDDYNEVLSTSSLNAGKVSKGGLFYVVDKDKDYQLVYTEPSTGSKKDDKTLEFDIKGKDLMKKADTLQASAKALSSYIDVMIFGKKNDDFEKLTGDNKSTVVNEFDKSFKQGYISSSGISSSAAKDENLDKLLKAVKETLAEKTKVSTKTKAISGDKAIVTVTLTPIDASPLVDRLKEKATEFYSKNRTASYDDAQKYLLSIYPEEFKKLGPSSSEETVEVNMKKNDIDQWKLDLNDYKTSSLVEKFIKN encoded by the coding sequence ATGTTTAAAAAGAAATTATCCCTGTTTCTTCTAATTTTGTGTGTAACTGTTGTCGCTGCTGCTTGTAGTGGTGGAAAAGACAAAACAGCTGCGAAAGAAAACGATACAAAAAAATCCCTTGATGCAGCAGAAATAAAGGTAGAAAGTGCTGAGTACACATTACCACCTCAATACGATACATCTGTACAAGACGATCAGTATGTGCTAAAAGTGAACGTATCTGTGAAAAACATCAGCAAAGAGCCTCTTAATGTTGATAAAAGCAACTTTACGCTTTACCAAGATGACGCACAGGTGTCTACGATCTCTCCAGATGACTACAACGAAGTATTATCTACAAGTTCTCTAAATGCAGGAAAAGTATCAAAAGGCGGTCTTTTCTATGTTGTTGATAAAGACAAAGACTATCAACTTGTTTACACAGAGCCTAGTACTGGATCGAAAAAAGATGATAAAACACTAGAATTCGATATTAAAGGAAAAGACTTAATGAAAAAAGCAGATACACTTCAAGCATCTGCAAAAGCTCTTTCTTCTTATATTGATGTCATGATTTTTGGTAAGAAAAACGACGATTTCGAAAAATTAACTGGTGATAACAAATCAACAGTTGTGAACGAATTTGATAAATCATTCAAACAGGGCTATATCTCTTCATCTGGTATTTCATCTAGCGCAGCGAAAGACGAAAACCTTGATAAGCTTCTAAAAGCTGTGAAAGAAACATTAGCTGAAAAAACAAAAGTATCAACAAAAACAAAAGCCATCAGTGGTGATAAAGCAATCGTGACTGTGACCCTTACACCAATTGATGCAAGTCCGCTTGTCGATCGTTTGAAAGAGAAAGCAACTGAGTTCTACAGCAAAAACCGTACAGCGTCTTACGATGATGCACAAAAATATTTACTCTCGATCTACCCAGAAGAGTTTAAAAAATTAGGACCATCATCTTCTGAAGAAACAGTAGAAGTTAACATGAAGAAAAATGACATCGACCAATGGAAACTTGATTTGAACGATTACAAAACAAGCTCATTAGTTGAAAAGTTCATCAAGAACTAA
- a CDS encoding aldo/keto reductase, whose product MKKVTLGRTDLQVNPIGLGTNAVGGHNLFPNLSEDAGRELVETALDQGVNFLDSAFIYGLGRSEELIGEIIAKRGGREELVLATKGAHKEVNGQIELDNSRDFLREQVENSLKRLQTDYIDLYYMHFPDGRTPLDEVAGTLKELKDEGKIRAIGASNLDFEQLQVFNRDGYLDVLQSEYSLLKRQAEQDLLPYCVEHGISFIPYFPLASGLLTGKFTKDATFDDIRAKDPLFQGNAFLQNLEKVDKLKVIAQSKNAETAHVALAWLLAQDGIDAIIPGAKRAEQVLQNLKTNDVQLTKEEINQIDQIFS is encoded by the coding sequence TTGAAAAAGGTAACGCTTGGACGAACTGATTTACAGGTGAATCCGATAGGGCTTGGTACGAATGCGGTAGGTGGGCATAATTTATTCCCGAATTTGAGTGAAGATGCTGGACGGGAGCTTGTGGAAACGGCTCTTGATCAAGGTGTCAATTTCTTAGATTCTGCTTTTATTTATGGGCTGGGCCGTTCAGAAGAATTGATCGGTGAGATCATTGCCAAACGAGGCGGCAGAGAGGAGCTTGTCCTTGCGACAAAAGGAGCTCATAAAGAAGTAAACGGGCAAATTGAACTTGATAATAGCCGCGATTTCTTAAGAGAACAGGTCGAAAATAGCCTGAAGCGACTGCAAACAGATTATATTGATTTGTACTATATGCATTTCCCTGACGGCCGCACGCCGTTGGATGAAGTAGCAGGCACATTAAAGGAATTGAAGGATGAAGGGAAAATCAGGGCAATTGGTGCATCAAATCTTGATTTTGAACAGCTTCAAGTCTTTAACCGAGATGGCTACTTAGACGTACTTCAATCGGAGTATTCTCTGCTGAAACGTCAGGCGGAGCAGGATCTTCTCCCATACTGCGTCGAACATGGCATTTCCTTTATTCCTTATTTTCCGTTGGCATCAGGCTTGTTGACTGGAAAATTTACGAAGGATGCGACATTTGATGACATTCGAGCAAAGGACCCGCTTTTCCAAGGCAATGCGTTCCTTCAAAATCTCGAAAAAGTAGACAAGCTGAAGGTCATTGCACAATCAAAGAACGCAGAAACGGCACACGTAGCACTGGCCTGGCTTTTAGCGCAGGACGGCATTGATGCCATTATTCCTGGTGCAAAACGAGCAGAGCAAGTCTTGCAAAACCTAAAAACAAACGATGTTCAATTAACAAAAGAGGAAATCAACCAAATCGACCAGATCTTCTCTTAA
- a CDS encoding cell wall hydrolase, whose amino-acid sequence MAVVRATSSDIDLMARLLRAEAEGEGKQGMLLVGNVGINRLRANCSDFKGLRTIPQMIYQEHAFEAVTHGYFYQRARETEKALARRNINGERFWPAKFSLWYFKPPGDCPPTWYNQPFVARYKSHCFYEPTAETCENVYNTF is encoded by the coding sequence ATGGCAGTGGTAAGAGCGACAAGCTCTGATATTGATTTAATGGCCAGACTGCTAAGAGCGGAAGCAGAAGGTGAAGGGAAGCAAGGGATGCTGCTTGTAGGAAATGTAGGCATCAATCGTTTGCGTGCCAACTGCTCTGACTTTAAAGGGCTGCGTACGATTCCACAAATGATTTATCAGGAGCATGCATTTGAAGCGGTTACGCATGGTTACTTTTATCAGCGGGCACGAGAAACTGAAAAAGCACTTGCGCGGAGGAATATCAACGGAGAGCGATTTTGGCCTGCGAAATTCAGCCTTTGGTATTTTAAGCCGCCTGGAGATTGTCCGCCCACGTGGTATAACCAGCCATTTGTGGCAAGGTATAAGTCCCATTGCTTTTATGAGCCGACAGCAGAAACATGTGAAAATGTCTATAATACCTTTTAG
- a CDS encoding SAR2788 family putative toxin, producing the protein MWLKVKSKIIILLVFLLVASLFPSNHTKAEEINNNMIVDEEVVSEMLEDSLSEENISVDNFEVSSDELVLDTSMNDAEGNKVEATLSVEPGADSFNLTTREFNEVGEEVSKEYEIKINQFKDDEFEATFEDVETEEVFTYNSEEGTASFAFLIPVGIAITPAVMTALFHTGAVIVVAGAGYVIATEANKHRSKNKKKYNHYEAVIRGGVYVGKGLSKSQAIARMKSKKDIWSISSSQAEVVAAGANTKGKPFKEVDRYNGKPKKGYYYHWHPYKRTPKAHSFYGGPVK; encoded by the coding sequence ATGTGGTTAAAAGTTAAAAGTAAAATTATAATATTACTGGTGTTTTTATTAGTTGCTAGTCTATTTCCAAGCAATCATACCAAGGCAGAAGAAATTAATAATAATATGATTGTTGATGAAGAAGTAGTTTCAGAGATGTTAGAAGATAGTTTATCTGAAGAAAATATTTCTGTTGATAATTTTGAAGTATCAAGTGATGAATTGGTTTTAGATACTTCAATGAACGACGCGGAAGGAAATAAGGTTGAAGCGACTCTCAGTGTAGAACCTGGTGCAGATAGTTTTAATTTAACTACAAGAGAATTCAATGAAGTCGGTGAAGAAGTATCAAAGGAATATGAAATAAAAATTAATCAATTTAAAGACGATGAGTTTGAAGCGACTTTTGAAGATGTTGAAACAGAGGAAGTTTTCACCTATAATTCAGAGGAAGGTACAGCTTCATTCGCCTTTTTAATACCGGTAGGAATAGCAATAACACCTGCAGTTATGACTGCTTTATTTCATACTGGTGCGGTGATTGTTGTTGCAGGAGCTGGTTATGTAATTGCTACAGAAGCCAACAAGCACAGGTCTAAAAACAAAAAAAAATATAATCATTATGAAGCTGTTATCCGAGGTGGAGTATATGTTGGAAAAGGACTAAGTAAATCGCAAGCAATCGCTAGAATGAAGTCAAAAAAGGATATTTGGTCTATTTCTTCTAGTCAGGCAGAAGTTGTTGCAGCTGGAGCTAATACAAAAGGTAAACCATTTAAAGAAGTAGATAGATACAACGGTAAACCGAAGAAAGGTTATTATTATCACTGGCATCCCTATAAAAGAACTCCAAAAGCTCATTCATTCTACGGAGGTCCTGTTAAATAG
- a CDS encoding LytR/AlgR family response regulator transcription factor encodes MIKVGLVDDYRVDLEKLHAILGRMEAVDIVFVTQSAEDAYEKVKQGDIDLLFADIEMPGMSGYELADLIHSHALNVDVVFVTGNSGYAVHAFDLNVHDYIMKPYHADRIAKSLERYMSTKQEKSIHGRLLIKQQSDIHVLQKKDVIFVERTGRSTTIVTTTGDIQTYQTLNELKGDLAEKDFIRSHRSFIINIHYIKNFSAYAKNSFVVSFEGTDKKAMMTKQQLEYFKKYYF; translated from the coding sequence ATGATAAAAGTAGGTCTTGTCGATGATTACCGAGTGGACTTAGAAAAGCTGCACGCCATTCTCGGCAGAATGGAGGCTGTTGACATTGTCTTTGTCACGCAGTCAGCAGAGGATGCATACGAGAAGGTCAAACAGGGAGACATTGATCTGTTGTTTGCAGACATTGAAATGCCTGGAATGTCCGGCTATGAATTAGCGGACCTCATTCACTCTCACGCACTGAATGTCGATGTTGTATTTGTGACAGGAAACAGCGGATATGCGGTCCATGCGTTTGATTTGAATGTACATGATTATATTATGAAGCCATACCACGCCGATCGAATCGCCAAATCCTTAGAGCGCTACATGTCAACCAAGCAGGAGAAAAGCATTCATGGACGGCTTCTCATCAAGCAGCAGTCAGATATCCATGTGCTGCAGAAGAAGGATGTCATTTTTGTTGAACGAACCGGCCGATCAACGACCATTGTCACAACAACAGGAGATATCCAAACGTACCAGACATTAAACGAGTTAAAGGGCGATTTAGCTGAGAAGGATTTTATCCGTTCCCATCGCTCGTTTATCATCAATATTCATTACATTAAAAACTTTTCGGCGTATGCCAAAAATTCATTTGTCGTGTCTTTTGAAGGCACTGATAAAAAGGCCATGATGACCAAGCAGCAATTAGAATACTTTAAGAAATACTACTTTTAA
- a CDS encoding sensor histidine kinase: MNAYYLGFRIYALIWLGLAFQATAEAFLPVASVVLWLLTFCVICLYTFFMYKRFWPSISGYVILGAFVLITCAGLSLFLTQGNGLGHLLAFMIMITADLLTLTMMQTERRLNGRLQELTNAESRTNELLLELRSKHHETARHLNAFSASKDEHDIKDLIQQYVKHFPWIKGENAYLASTLHPFFQRAEKENIALSVDLQAPFSSLPFSKADQVSFTGNLLDNALDAAIEAKQAGKEGSISVTTSIRSGLFLIHCENSTKGMEKHVLDHLFKTFGRSTKGGDHQGMGTYIIHQLVEKADGTLDFTYRSPNFRLVIKIPLTMT; this comes from the coding sequence GTGAACGCTTACTATCTTGGATTCCGCATATATGCTCTCATATGGTTAGGTCTTGCGTTTCAAGCAACTGCTGAAGCTTTTCTTCCGGTGGCGTCAGTGGTTTTGTGGCTCCTCACCTTTTGTGTCATTTGTCTTTATACATTCTTCATGTACAAAAGGTTTTGGCCTAGTATCAGTGGATACGTGATATTAGGCGCTTTTGTGCTGATCACCTGCGCAGGGCTTTCTCTTTTTCTGACTCAAGGGAATGGGCTGGGCCATCTTTTGGCTTTCATGATCATGATCACAGCAGATCTCCTTACATTGACGATGATGCAGACGGAGCGCCGGTTAAACGGACGGCTTCAAGAGCTGACAAACGCAGAATCGAGAACCAATGAATTGCTGCTTGAGCTGCGCAGTAAACATCATGAAACAGCCAGACATTTAAATGCCTTTTCCGCGTCGAAAGACGAGCATGATATCAAGGATTTGATTCAACAATACGTCAAACATTTCCCTTGGATCAAAGGGGAAAACGCTTATCTGGCCTCAACCCTTCATCCCTTTTTCCAGCGGGCTGAAAAAGAGAACATTGCACTTTCCGTAGATCTTCAAGCACCATTTTCTTCTCTTCCATTTTCTAAGGCTGATCAGGTGAGTTTTACTGGCAACCTGCTCGACAATGCCCTTGATGCAGCAATTGAAGCGAAGCAAGCCGGGAAAGAGGGCAGCATCTCGGTCACGACCTCTATACGGAGCGGGCTATTTTTGATCCATTGTGAAAACAGCACAAAAGGAATGGAGAAACACGTATTAGATCATTTGTTCAAAACTTTTGGCCGTTCCACAAAAGGCGGCGATCACCAAGGAATGGGGACTTATATCATCCATCAGCTTGTTGAAAAAGCAGACGGTACGCTTGATTTCACTTACCGTTCTCCAAATTTTCGGCTCGTGATCAAAATCCCTCTCACGATGACATAA